The Thermomicrobiales bacterium DNA segment GGTTCTTGCCCGCCGCTGCCGGCCACCGCGCTCAAGTACGGATCGCTAATGATGCCCCGGTCCACATAGAACCGTTCCAGGGCCAGCTTCGCGCCGTTCGAGGCAAACTGCCGGTCGATCACAACGAGATCGCCGAAGTTCAGCGGTCGTCCGGCGAGCTGGTCGCTTCCCTGCGCGACGACCCCGCGCGGTTCCAACCCGGTTAGCAACGGCGCCAGCACCAGCAGCGCCACGACCCCTACGGTCGCGAGGCGCCACCCTTGCCGGCGTTTCTGTCGGAATTGTGAAAACATGCGGCTCACCTCTTCGACCGGTGGTGAATGTCGGAGAAATCGTCCCTGACGGATTTGCCCGGCTCGCCGTCTTTGCGAGCCTGTTTCTCTGATGCGGACGTCTGAGTTCCTAGTATCGCGCAGAATCCTGAACGAATTCCTCGACTCTGCACCATGCTAGACTCTCGCTGACGCTCAGTCTATCGCGCCCGCGTAGCTTCGCACCGCGCAGGCCGTGGCCAGGACGCTCGACGCTGCATTCGTTCGCCGCGCACCGACCCGATCGCCGAGGAGCCACCCAGCGATGTCATCGATCACAAATCGCGCTCGACTCTTCGCCGTGCTGGCGTCCGCCATGCTCATCGTCACGCTCGTCGGGGCGGTTTTCGCCTTCGGTCGGGTCGACGCACAGGACGATAGTCCAGTCGGCCAGTGGTCGGTCGCGCTTGCCCGCACCGATATTCCGGTCGATATCGCCAGTTCCATGTCGTACGTTGGCCGCTGGCGGCTCGGCATCGAGGCAGACGGCACGTTCGAGGCCGAGCGCACCGATGCCGGCGTAGTCATCGAAGGCACCTGGACCACCGATGGCGACCAGATCACCTTCACCGACGAATCCGGCCTGCTCTCGTGCGGAAACGCGGCTGCCGCTCCGATCATCGAAAGCGACATGGCAACGGGCACCTACAAATGGGTCCGCTCCGGCAAGAATCTCACCTTTACCCAGGTCGACGATTCGTGCCCCGGTCGCATCATCTTGCTGACCACGTTTTCCTTCAACACCTTCGTTGCCTGCTCGACGATCCCGCTGACGACCGCTGAGTTGCTTGGCACCCCCGTGGCCAGTCCGATCGCGGTCGAGACGGTCGAACTCCCAACCGTGCCCGCGTCGTCACCTGAACCGCTCAATGCCACCTTCGAACGCGAGATCGACGACCTGCTCGATCAGCTCACCGCCTGCTGGGCAAGCCGCGAGCCAGAACGCTGGTTGCCGCTGCTCAGCAACGAGTTCCGCGACGCGCTGATCACCTCCGACCCGAACTTCCTGGAGACGCTCACCATTTCGATGTCGTCCCCCATCGTCTGGGAACGCGCCGGCGAAATCACCATCGTCGCGCCGAACCAGATCACCGCTCCCGTCAAATCGACCGTCGGCACTGAGCAGGATTTCCAGACCTTTGTCTTCGTCTTCGAAGACGGGCAATGGAAGTGGAACGGGTAGCGATGTCCAGGGTCCAGTGTCCAGGGTCCAACACGGGCCGTTTTCCCCACCAGCGCCCAGGCATCGATGTCAGCTTTGGACCCTCGACCCTGGACACTGGACCCTCGTAACGAATGCCTGACCTCGATCCTGTCGAGCCGCCCGCCAATCCCGAGATGGAGCTCGATCCAACCTCGGAAGATTCGACAGTGGGCACCGGGTCGGTCCTGGCCATCGGCTGCTCGCTCATCGTGCTGCTGATCCTCATCGTCGGGATCGCGCTCTTCATTTCCCGCCAGTCGTAGCGATTTGGCACAATTGATCGAAAGACGTCGTGGCCGACCGCTTCCGGATCGCGCCGAGAGGAGCATGCGCACGTGGCAACCGCTTCACCAGAAAAAACCTGGGGAAACTACATTGGCGGCGAATGGATCGCCTCCGAGTCTGGCAAGACCTTCGAAAGCCGGAACCCCTCCAACACCAATGAGTTGATCGGCGAGTTCGCCTCCTCGACCAAATCCGATGTCGATGCCGCCATTCAGGCGGCCACCGACGCCTTTCCCAAGTGGCGGGACACGAACGTTGTCGCGCGCTCGGTCATCTTGTTGAAAGCCGCCGAGATTCTCGCCTCGCGTCAGGCCGAGATCGGCAAGGAGCTGACGCGGGAGGAAGGCAAGACCCTCAAGGAAGGCATCGGCGAGACTGGCCGAGCCATCCAGATCCTGCGCTACTACGCCGGCGAAGCTCAGCAACCGAACGGCGAGCACTATCCGTCCATGAACCCGGATACGCTGCTCTACACCACCCGCGAGCCGCTCGGGGTCGTTGGCGTCATCACCCCCTGGAACTTCCCCATCGCCATTCCGGCCTGGAAAATCGCTCCGGCGCTCGCCTTCGGCAACACAGTCGTTTTCAAGCCCGCCAGCGCCACACCCCTGTTGGCCGCGCGCTTCGTCGAGGCATTGGGTGAGGCCGGGTTGCCCCCCGGCGTGCTCAATCTCGTCACCGGCAGCGCCTCCACCGTCGGGGATCCGCTGGTGGAAGACGACCGCATCGCCGCCATTTCCTTCACCGGCTCCGGCGAGGTCGGACGCAAGCTCTCGATGACGGCCGCCAGACGCGGAGCCAAGATTCAGCTCGAGCTCGGCGGCCAGAACCCGGCCATCGTGCTCGCCGACGCGGATATGAATCACGCGCTCCAGCACGTCATGACCGGCGCGATGTGGTCCAGCGGCCAGAAATGCACCGCCACCAGCCGAGCAATCGTCCATCGCTCGATCGTGGACGAATTCACCAGCAAGCTGCACGACAAGATCAAGAGCCTGAAGGTGGGCAATCCGCTCGACGAGTCGACGCATCTCGGCCCGGTCATTTCCGCCGAAGCGGCCGACAACGTGGTGGCCGGCGCGGATCGAGCGAAATCCGATGGCGCCGAACTGCTCGCCGGAGGCGAACGACTGACCAGCGATGGCCGCGAGCATGGCTTTTTCGTCGCGCCAACGTTGTTCGCGAATGTCGATCCATCGTCGCATCTGGGTCAGGAGGAGATCTTCGGCCCGATCATGGGCGTCATTCCGGTCGACGACATGGACCAGGCCATCGAGATCGCCAATTCGGTCAAGTACGGACTCTCCGCCTCGATCTTCACGCGTGATCTCGGCCGCGCGCTTCAGTTCGCCAAGAAGATCCAGGCCGGTATCGTGCACATCAACAGCGAGACTCCCGGCGCCGAACCGCAAGTGCCGTTCGGTGGCTACAAGGGCTCCAGCTCCTATTCACGCGAGCAGGGCAAATCGGCCCGCGATTTCTACACCCAGGTCAAGACGGTTTACATCGATCCGCCGCCGGCCTGATCGTCACCCGTTCAGTCGAACCTGAGCACGTAGCTCGACGGTGTTTTTCTCAGGGCCACGGAGACGCGAGTCCGGACCCGCAATCGAAAGGAGTTTCGCCCCATGGCGGATATCATGACCGAACGCACCTCGACCGCAAATTGGTCAGGGAATCTCTTCGAAGGATCGGGCAACTTCCGCGTCGGTTCGGGCGCATTTGGCCCATTGGACGTCAGTTGGGCCCGCCGCGCCGGCGAGCCGGAAGGCGCCACCAGCCCTGAGGAGCTGATCGCCGCGGCGCACGCCTCGTGCTACGCGATGGCGCTCTCCAATGCCCTTGCCGAGAACGGCACGCCGGCGCAGAGCCTGGAAGTCACCTCGAAGGTCGGTTTTGGCCCGAAGGAAGGTGGCGGCGTGGCAGTGAAGTACTCGAAGCTCTCCGTCAAAGGCAAGGTCGACGGGGTGACTGCGGAGCAGTTCGCCGAGCTCGCCAAAGCAGGAGAAGCCGGCTGCCCGATTTCCAATGCTCTGCGCAACAACGTCGCCATCGAGCTCGAGTCCACGCTGGCCTAACGATCGCGAGCATCGCATTGCAGAAGCCCTGTTCCCTTCGCGGAACGGGGCTTCTTTGCTTGTCCTGCCCATACCAATCGTCCTCCTGTACACTCAGTTCACGTCACGCCGATCCAACCCGGAGCATCCATCCATGCCGACTACCAACCGCCTCATCGTCCGCGGCGCTTGTGCCCACGACTGTCCTGACGGTTGCTCCTTCATCTCTGAGGTCGAAAACGGCAAGGTCGTCGATTTCTATGCCAATCCGGACCATCCCATCACCCAGGGGTGGCTCTGCGCCAAGGTCCGTCCCTATCTCGATCGGGTCTATGCGCCAGATCGGCTCGAATATCCGCTGCGGCGCGTCGGACCCAAAGGCGCGAACCAATGGGAGCGCATCACCTGGGACGACGCCATCGCCGAAATCGCCACCCGTTGGACCGACATCATCGCCGACTACGGCGCGGCTGCCATCCTGCCTTATTCCTTCAGCGGCACGCTGGGCATGGTCGAGAATCTGGTCGCCGCCAACCGGCTCTGGAATCGCATGGGCGCCTCCGGTCTCGAGCGAACCATTTGCGACGCTGCCGCAACCGCTGCCTGCAAAGCTACCCTCGGCGGCAAGCCGGGTATGGATCCGCGCGAGATAAAGCACAGCGATCTCATCGTCATCTGGGGGCACAACCCCTCCAGCACGTCGCCCCACTTCGTCCCCATTCTGCGCGAAGCGCAACGGAATGGGACGTTTGTCGTCGTCATCGATCCGCGCCGCACCCGATCGGCTCGCGCCGCCGACCTGCACATCCGGCCGAACCCATCGACCGATGCCGCTCTCGCATTGGGCATGATCGACATCATCTTCACCGAGAACCGGCACGACGAGGCATTTCTCGATGCGCACACCATTGGGTGGCGCGAGCTGCGCGCCCGCGCCGCAAACTACCCGATAGAGCGAGTCTCCCAAATCACCGGATTGGATGAAGAGATGATCGTCGACCTCGCCCATCGCTGGGTCGATGCGCGCGCCCCGCTGGTGAAATTCAACGACGGTATCCAACGTCACCAGAACGGCGGCCAAACCATCCGCGCGATCCTTGCGCTTCCGGCAGTCACTGGCAGCTATGGCAAGCTGGGCGCCGGAGCGTTCTATTCCCAAAGCAGCCAGATCGTGTGGAACGGCGAGGCGATCGGCAAGCATTCCGAGTGCCCGCCCACTCCGCGCGTCGTCAATATGAACCGGCTCGGAGCCGCGCTCACCGGCGAGATCAGCGATCCGCCCATCAAGGCGTTCTATTGCTTCATCGCCAACCCGGTCACGTCGACGCCCAATTCACCCAGGATCATCAGCGGGCTCCTGCGCGACGATCTCTTCACTGTCGTTCACGACCAGTTCATGACCGACACCGCCCGTTTCGCGGATATCGTGTTGCCCGCTACTTCACAGCTCGAAGTCGACGACGTCGTCAAGCCGTCCGGGCATCGCCATCTGCATTTCAACAAGGCCGCCATGGCCCCGCGCGGCGAATCGCGCGGCAACTGGGATGTCCAGCGCCACCTCGCCAAGGCCCTGGGCTACACCGAGCCATGGTTCGATCAAACCAACGCCGAAGTCGCGCGCGAGGTTTTCGAGGCCACCAGGCGCACCAATCGCTATCTGGCCGGTATCGAATTCGACGATCTGGTCGACAAGGGTTGGGTTCCGTACGCCGAAACCGATGACGGCTCGACGTTCAATTGGCCCAATCTCGAGTTTGGCACGCCGTCCGGCAAGATCGAGCTGTATTGCGAGGCGATGATTCCGCTTGGCGTCGATCCCCTTCCTGACCATGTAGTCCCGGATGAACTCGTCGATCGTGAGTCTGATGAGCTCGTACTGGTGACTGGAGCCGCGCATCACTTCGTCTCCAGTTCCTTTGCGAACCAGCCAGCGCTGTTGCGCAAGGAAGGCAACCCCTTCCTGGAAATCCATCCCACGGACGCGAAGTCACGCGGAATCGAAAGCGGCGATCCGCTGCTGATCGAAAACGATCGCGGTTGGTGCCTGTTGATCGCCGACGTGACCGACGATGTCGTCCCCGGCTTTGCCGTTTCGCCCAAGGGATACTGGGCGCAGAACTCGCTTGCTGGCCGCAACGTCAACTGGCTTACCCCTGACATCCTGGCCGATCTCGGCAACCAGGCCGTTTTCCATAGCAATCTCGTGCGCGTGCGCAAGCTCTCGCCCGAGGAGTTCGAAGCCCGCGCCGCGACCAATGGCCTCGAACCCGCGCTCGTACCTGCCTGACCCAATGTCGCGCCCTATCTGTCATCCCGACCGGAGCTCGCACCCACCCCGTCATCCCGACCGATGCTCGCACCAACTCCGTCATCCCGACCGGAGCCCGCACCAACTCCGTCATCCCGACCGGAGCCCGCGCCCTCCTCGTCATCCCGACCGGAGCCTCCGCAGGCGGAGCGGAGGGATCTCTCGTTCCCATACAACCCCGCCCACGCCCAGAACCGAGCCGTAAGCAACAAGAGATTCTCGACAAGCTCGGAATGACGAGCTTTCCCGTCATCGCGACCAGAACCCGCACCAACTCCGTCATCCCGACCGGAGCCCGCAGGCGGAGCGGAGGGATCTCTCGTTCCCATTCAACCCACGCCCACGCCCAGAACCGAACCGTAAGCAACAAGAGATTCCTCGACAAGCTCGGAATGACGAACCCTCCCGTCATCTCGACCGGTGTCCGCGCCCACCCCGTCATCCCGACCGGAGCCCGCAGGCGGAGCGGAGGGATCTCTCGTTCCCATACAACCTACGCCCACGCCCGGAACCGAGACTCGGCCAACCAGAGATTCCTCGACAAGCTCGGGATGACGAGTAGCCCATGAGCACGCCGCTTCTCAGCGTCCAGGACCTCTTCCTCTACTACCGCGCCGGAAAGCGGCCGGTGCATGCGGTCGACGGCGTCTCATTCACCATCGACGAACGAGGCCATGCGGTCGGAATCGTGGGCGAATCCGGGTCCGGCAAGACGTCCATGGCCACGGCCCTCATGCGTATGCTGCCGAAGAACGTCGAGCTCTTCCGTGGTTCCATCCAGCTCGATGGCCGCGAGTTGACCACGTTGTCCAATGACGTTTTCAATCGCGAAATCCGTTGGAAAAAGATCGCCATGGTCTTCCAGGGCGCCATGAACGTGCTGAACCCGGTCGTTCGCGTGGGAGAGCAGATCGCCGAAACGCTCATCCACGACGGCATGGACAAGAAAGCCGCGCTCGCCCGTGCCGAGGAGCTCCTGGAGCGAGTCGGGCTCCCGGCGAGCATCGCTCCCCGCTATCCGCATGAGCTCTCGGGCGGGCAACGCCAGCGCGTCGTCATCGCCACCGCGTTGGTGATGGATCCAGACCTGCTCATCCTCGACGAACCGACCTCTGCGCTCGATGTCAGCGTTCAAGCCCAAATCATGAACCTGCTCAAGGACCTCAAAGAGGATCCCGGCATCTCCATGATCTTCATCACGCACGACATCGGTCTGGCCAGCGATCTTTGCGATTCGATCGCGGTTGCCTATGCCGGTCAGCACGTCGAATTCGGTTCCGCCGATCGGGTCTTGGTCGAACCGCATCACCCCTATTCGAGCCTTTTGCTGTCATCGCTGCCCCGGCTCCACGATCCCGAACCGCCTACCCCTATGCCCGGCGAACCGCCCGATCTTTCCAATCCACCTTCCGGCTGCCGGTTCCATCCTCGATGCCCGTACGCGTTCGACCCCTGCTCGAGCATCGTTCCCCCAGAGTACAAACTCCCCGACGGCGGCCACGCGCGATGTTTCCTCAACGATTTCGCCCTCGCCGGCAGCCGCTACCGAATTCACTTGCCGGCCAGTTCCCATGCCTAGCCTATCCGCGCTCCCCCCGTCATCCCGACCGCAGCCCGTGGCAACTCAGCCATCCCGACCGGAACCCGCTACCTCACTCCCGTCATCCCGACCGCAGCCCGCGCCAACTCCGTCATCCCGACCGGAGCCCGCAGGCGGAGCGGAGGGATCTCTCGTTCCCCTCCGCGCAAGCCCCCGCACCGGAGACAAGGCTTCGACGCAACAAGAGATCCCTCGACAAGCTCGGGATGACGATTCTCCGTCATCCCGCCGTTCGCTAACGATTCCGTCATCCCGACCGGAGCCCGCAGGCGGAGTGGAGGGATCTCTCGTTGCCTTCCACGCAAGCCTCCAAACTGGAGACCGGGCTTCGACGCAACAAGAGATCCCTCGACAAGCTCGGGATGACATCGGGGCCCGAGAGGACGTGGGAGCATGGGACGACAGCTCACTTCGGTCCAGCGCGAATCCA contains these protein-coding regions:
- a CDS encoding aldehyde dehydrogenase family protein; this encodes MATASPEKTWGNYIGGEWIASESGKTFESRNPSNTNELIGEFASSTKSDVDAAIQAATDAFPKWRDTNVVARSVILLKAAEILASRQAEIGKELTREEGKTLKEGIGETGRAIQILRYYAGEAQQPNGEHYPSMNPDTLLYTTREPLGVVGVITPWNFPIAIPAWKIAPALAFGNTVVFKPASATPLLAARFVEALGEAGLPPGVLNLVTGSASTVGDPLVEDDRIAAISFTGSGEVGRKLSMTAARRGAKIQLELGGQNPAIVLADADMNHALQHVMTGAMWSSGQKCTATSRAIVHRSIVDEFTSKLHDKIKSLKVGNPLDESTHLGPVISAEAADNVVAGADRAKSDGAELLAGGERLTSDGREHGFFVAPTLFANVDPSSHLGQEEIFGPIMGVIPVDDMDQAIEIANSVKYGLSASIFTRDLGRALQFAKKIQAGIVHINSETPGAEPQVPFGGYKGSSSYSREQGKSARDFYTQVKTVYIDPPPA
- a CDS encoding OsmC family peroxiredoxin, whose protein sequence is MADIMTERTSTANWSGNLFEGSGNFRVGSGAFGPLDVSWARRAGEPEGATSPEELIAAAHASCYAMALSNALAENGTPAQSLEVTSKVGFGPKEGGGVAVKYSKLSVKGKVDGVTAEQFAELAKAGEAGCPISNALRNNVAIELESTLA
- a CDS encoding molybdopterin oxidoreductase family protein; its protein translation is MPTTNRLIVRGACAHDCPDGCSFISEVENGKVVDFYANPDHPITQGWLCAKVRPYLDRVYAPDRLEYPLRRVGPKGANQWERITWDDAIAEIATRWTDIIADYGAAAILPYSFSGTLGMVENLVAANRLWNRMGASGLERTICDAAATAACKATLGGKPGMDPREIKHSDLIVIWGHNPSSTSPHFVPILREAQRNGTFVVVIDPRRTRSARAADLHIRPNPSTDAALALGMIDIIFTENRHDEAFLDAHTIGWRELRARAANYPIERVSQITGLDEEMIVDLAHRWVDARAPLVKFNDGIQRHQNGGQTIRAILALPAVTGSYGKLGAGAFYSQSSQIVWNGEAIGKHSECPPTPRVVNMNRLGAALTGEISDPPIKAFYCFIANPVTSTPNSPRIISGLLRDDLFTVVHDQFMTDTARFADIVLPATSQLEVDDVVKPSGHRHLHFNKAAMAPRGESRGNWDVQRHLAKALGYTEPWFDQTNAEVAREVFEATRRTNRYLAGIEFDDLVDKGWVPYAETDDGSTFNWPNLEFGTPSGKIELYCEAMIPLGVDPLPDHVVPDELVDRESDELVLVTGAAHHFVSSSFANQPALLRKEGNPFLEIHPTDAKSRGIESGDPLLIENDRGWCLLIADVTDDVVPGFAVSPKGYWAQNSLAGRNVNWLTPDILADLGNQAVFHSNLVRVRKLSPEEFEARAATNGLEPALVPA
- a CDS encoding ABC transporter ATP-binding protein, translated to MSTPLLSVQDLFLYYRAGKRPVHAVDGVSFTIDERGHAVGIVGESGSGKTSMATALMRMLPKNVELFRGSIQLDGRELTTLSNDVFNREIRWKKIAMVFQGAMNVLNPVVRVGEQIAETLIHDGMDKKAALARAEELLERVGLPASIAPRYPHELSGGQRQRVVIATALVMDPDLLILDEPTSALDVSVQAQIMNLLKDLKEDPGISMIFITHDIGLASDLCDSIAVAYAGQHVEFGSADRVLVEPHHPYSSLLLSSLPRLHDPEPPTPMPGEPPDLSNPPSGCRFHPRCPYAFDPCSSIVPPEYKLPDGGHARCFLNDFALAGSRYRIHLPASSHA